The following proteins come from a genomic window of Sardina pilchardus chromosome 1, fSarPil1.1, whole genome shotgun sequence:
- the LOC134088032 gene encoding NACHT, LRR and PYD domains-containing protein 6-like: MDHPQEGEDAVSRNQTDSAACAVPLKDEESVTDGQGLHSAGPQTHRPVSPVPSCVSMKSDQSMGQPFHFSSEAPQPDTKMGDRKQSAGPDDQTNKMMPVGRGSNTLQPSVIRQCMRETLDDLTDECLKRFKHVLRDNYEIPWGKLEKADRDDIVEQLVNYCAEDSTEVMLKILRIMKNNQLVTDLERKLGKVNARPQNKAEEKSSFKHHLQSISKKRCFLVRQELGDEKLQDIYTDLCVVEGRSGEVNSAHEVSTIHLKQIETRTFVGTKNKVKLSNIFSDHFYADEPVTKVLTMGIAGVGKSVAVQKFVLDWAEDRENKKIELTFVLPFRELNLYKDEVHSLFDLLVKFYPDLEDLRESIDLKGTAVLFVFDGLDESRLELNFSKQICDPEEKASVAVLTTSLITGKLVPSALIWVTTRPAAANKDLCDLFDLVTEIQGFSESHREEYFKKCLSDHQNEEIPRGGDEPRGKRAASC, translated from the exons ATGGATCACCCTCAAGAGGGTGAGGATGCTGTCAGTAGAAATCAGACAGACAGTGCAGCATGTGCCGTGCCCCTGAAGGATGAGGAGTCCGTTACTGATGGACAAGGACTACACAGTGCTGG accacagacacacagaccagtgtctccagtacCCAGCTGTGTTtctatgaagagtgaccagtccatGGGGCAGCCTTTCCATTTCAGCAGTGAAGCGCCACAGCCTGATACCAA GATGGGTGACAGAAAGCAGTCAGCTGGCCCAGATGACCAAACAAACAAGATGATGCCTG TGGGCAGAGGGAGCAACACACTTCAACCTTCAGTAATCCGCCAATGCATGCGAGAAACACTGGACGACCTGACTGATGAGTGCCTCAAAAGATTCAAGCATGTTTTACGGGATAATTATGAAATCCCATGGGGTAAGCTGGAGAAAGCTGACAGGGATGACATAGTGGAACAACTGGTAAATTACTGTGCTGAAGACTCGACTGAGGTCATGCTGAAGATCTTAAGGATCATGAAAAACAACCAGCTGGTCACAGACTTGGAGAGGAAATTAGGCAAAG TGAATGCAAGACCTCAAAATAAAG CAGAGGAAAAATCTTCATTTAAGCATCACCTTCAGTCCATCTCAAAAAAGAGGTGTTTCCTTGTACGTCAAGAGCTAGGCGATGAAAAACTACAAGACATCTACACTGACCTTTGCGTTGTAGAAGGACGCTCTGGAGAGGTCAACAGTGCACATGAAGTGTCAACAATTCACTTGAAACAAATTGAGACAAGGACATTCGTTGGGACCAAGAACAAAGTCAAGTTGTCAAACATATTCTCTGACCATTTCTATGCAGATGAACCTGTCACAAAGGTCTTGACTATGGGAATAGCCGGAGTGGGGAAAAGTGTTGCCGTGCAAAAGTTTGTGTTGGACTGggcagaagacagagagaataaaaaaataGAGTTGACTTTTGTTCTTCCATTTCGAGAGCTCAACTTGTACAAAGACGAGGTCCATAGCCTCTTTGACCTTCTTGTTAAATTTTACCCAGACCTTGAAGATTTGAGAGAATCCATTGACTTAAAAGGGACCGCAGTTCTTTTTGTATTTGATGGTTTAGATGAAAGCAGACTTGAGCTAAACTTCAGCAAGCAGATATGTGACCCAGAGGAAAAAGCATCAGTTGCCGTGTTAACAACAAGTCTAATAACTGGTAAACTGGTGCCTTCTGCACTCATCTGGGTAACAACGAGACCAGCTGCAGCCAACAAGGATTTGTGTGACCTTTTCGACTTGGTGACAGAGATCCAAGGTTTCAGTGAAAGCCACAGAGAGGAGTATTTTAAGAAG TGTCTTTCAGATCACCAGAATGAAGAAATaccaagaggaggagatgagcccAGAGGAAAAAGGGCAGCTTCTTGTTAA